CAGGCTTTCTGATACCAAGGTGACTATGCGTCTTGTGATCTTGTTTTATCATCTTGTAAAACCTCTTAAGTTGAAAAAGTGACTAACGGGAATTGATGTTTAACTTTCAGGCAGCAGGAGAGGTGAAAGCCCTGGAAGATTTCTACAAGATGCTCCAGCACGAGCCTGACAGAGCCTTTTATGGGTGAGTGATGATGCAGTCAAAAGGAAGTGACCCACACTGTTCATTCGCACTGATAACCGACAACCTTTGTATCGTTGCACCCTCGCAGAATAGCTCATGTGGAGAAAGCTGCTGAGTCTCTCGCCATCGACACCTTATTGATAAGTGATAAGCTGTTCAGGTACGTACTGAGACATTCTTTAGGTTATCTATTTTAAATACACAGTTCATGATTGTTTTTACAGACACAGTTGTTAGGTTGACCTAGTTAATGTTTAGCTGCTACCGGCCAACGTTTTCAACGGTTTTCTCTTGGATTGTCTAATTTCTATACAATCAAAAACATATGCCATCAGAAtaattggggaaaaaaatcacatgAAATGGCTTTAACTCTCTGCTATTCACATATTCCTTCACCTATTGCTGCAACTCTATTGGCTTTTAATGCATCAGTGATGTAAACACACGGTCAGGAAAAATCAAATCTGCTCTGTGTTAACGATGCATGTTTTCTCTTCACGCATACGTCCAGACATCAGGAAGTCCCCGTGAGGAGTCGTTACGTTCGGTTGGTGGACAGCGTTAGAGACAACGGCGGCGGCAATGTCAGGTAccaattttcttttaaaagacTGGCTACATTAACAATCACTAAGAACTTTCAGAATATCCTTTGCCAAACATCCAGCTGATGAATTTTCTCTTTCTCATGCAGAATATTCTCAAGCCTTCACGTGTCCGGTGAACGTaagttataaaaacattcagATTTTTATTCACTCTACATCAAAAGACACACGGaatattatataaaacacatcaaaaacATATCTGTAGTATTTATTTGACAGaatcattaaagggatagtttgtgtgttttgaagtgggttgtatgaggtacttatccatagtcggtgtattacctacagtagacggtcggcacgcccccagcttgttACCACACAGAAGAAAATGCACTGCTATGGACGGGGCCGGctgcaaaacgtattttagccatctaaaagaaaggcccacctacaaaaatcaatatcagtttaagtgtacgctatattaagaatatgttcaccggtttaccttgccgtcagacagctatacagtctatgtttcagatggggaactgaagccgttgtctATGTTCTccccaaagcaaccagactccatttaaaaaaacaaaaaaaaaacagtaatttaccttgcagaacacaggggttgctggtctactgctgcctcgatcggttagtttgtttgtgttattgtgacaTACAGCATGGATGGATTAAATGACTACAGATCCCCGTCTGAAAGGGCTTCCTGAcggcagtgaaaatattctaaatatagcccTGTCaaaagcagtacattgctttgcttccctGCGGTAACTCctctctgcttctccaagctgggggcgtgctgaccgccaTCTGCTGCAGGTaatactgactatggataagttcctcatacaaccccactttaaaaaacacctgaactatccctttaatctaCTTattcattaaaggtgctctgtgGAGTCTCTTTTAAACAAaagtaatgtttacatttagtGTGCCTCATCGAAATGCATAATGCATATCCTTGAGGCCTAACAAACATATTCCGTTCCTCACTAAACACTTGCAGgggagatttttttaaataatttcaaaCCTTCATTGTTTATATCCATGTTTGCCAGCTTTCAGTCTTCTTCTTTACTAACTCTGTTGGTGCATTGCTGTTCTTCTTAGCACATTACTGCCACCAGCTGTTCTTCAGTGGAATAATGTATATTGCATTGAGTGCTTGCATGTGCATCCTTGAGCATGATACAATCGAAACGGAGAAACACTCGTCCAGTTgctcaattaaaataaaaaaataaataaaatcagccTGAAGTTCTGGCTGTGTACTATCTGTCACTTTTTGATTTATCCTCGACTGTCTCCTCAGAACTGACTCAGCTGAGTGGAGTGGCTGCCATCTTGCGGTTTCCCATTGCCGACCTATCAGAACCCGAGGACGACAGCAGCTCAGACGAAGACTGATACACAGATACGGAGCagaaaagaagaggaaggtCGTCCAGTGTTGCAGATAACACGAGAATGCATTGACTCAGTGGgttgtaaaacaataaaactgctGTGTTATACTCTACGTATTCCACCTCTGCAACATCAACACCTCTTTCAAGTCTAATCTACACACCTGTTTTCTTAAAGAGGCcatgatttaaaaaattattttattcagtttttgttgttttggtttgaaGGTGACGGTGTGTTTGAAAGGTGCAGATTAAGAATGCCAATGAAAAGCAATATAACATTTGTTGCCAAGTCCAAATGAAAacagtttaagttttgaccGACATTTagcaatagaaaaaaaagtgtatatacaataaatatctCTTGCAATTAAACCACAGAAGCATTCAACCACTTGCGTTATTTCACTTTGTCACATGTACCGTTCGTTCATCATGCATAAATGAAATACACGTCAGAGCGagatgtaaaaatatataatttattaaataGTTTTCCATTTATAAACTATTTTGGTTATGGGTAATACGACCCAAAACTACTGCATTTCAACAAACTAAAAATCAAGTATGTTCAGGATTTTTAATTTGATATATTGTTATTTGAACTCCACAGTTACAACACTGTAAGTTCCTCTTATTCTGCTCTGGCAAAATGTCAAATTGCAAACTTCCCTTTTGAAGAATTTCAGCAGCTAAGACTAAAGTGCATTTTGAAACAGCTTGCCTCTCTTCATACTTTACTCCTCCTGCCTCATTGAATCCTAAATCTCATTTCTATCAGCGTAGCCTTGAGTGCATATGTACTTTATACGCTTTGCATCACTCAGTAGGACACTGGTAGGTCTTAATCCAGGCTAAATCCTCCAGTGTGCCCCAATGCAGGTAGATAATTGAGCAGATGACCATGACATGCATTATCTGGTGGCTGTTGCCCCAGTTGTCAAACAGGCCGGGGATGAAGCGCTCAGGTATCTGGATGATGTTGACCAGCCCGCCCACGACAGCCAGAGAGTCCATGGTGACGAAGAGACGGAGGGAGTTTGGGCTGCCCACCCCGCTGCCGAACACCCGGAACAGGAAGAGGCCGAAGCGGAACAGGGCCTGCAGGAAGAAAGCTTGTAGGCGCAGGACGTTAGTGCGGGCCGTGGTGGCGCAGTAGATGCCGTAGGCTGACAGGAGGATGTAGGTCAGCAAAGCAGTCTGTCGCACGACTGGGTAGCAAAGAAGGGTGATGTGGATGATGGGAAGTGCACCTGGTGACAAGAGGGAAGATATACAAGTGACTAAACGGCAATAATATCAAACTAAGTCAGATGTTATTGATTTGGTTGTTGTCAAAGTTATTATTAGCAAAGGTGTAGACTTGAGACTGGGGTAAGATGAAGACTTGAGGCTTCAGACTTGACTGTTGTGAGACGTGACTGAGACATGACTACATAAAGACTTGATTTGAGACTTGAAAAGTTGTCCgatgcaaaaacgtgaatggccctatctagagccagtgtttggtttgtccgttctactgtagaaacatggcggccagctccgtgaagaggacccgctccctatgtagatataaacggctcattctaagttaacgaaaacacaacaatttgtattttcaggtgattatacactaaagaaaacatagttattaatattacttTTCTGCCAAAGGACCCcactaaatgttacacattgttcctttaagtttaACCTTGTAAAAACTCAGAACAATAACACTGTAAATATAAGGTTACATTTAGCAGCCAGTTAGTGTAgctcagcataaagactggaaatgggggAAACTATTTTttggagtctctgctggttgttTGTCAGTGGTGGATACTTTAAAACAGAGTGTGAAAGTTCATTCTCAGTTGATTAtcggttgctataagcaccatagatgtgggtcaataggggcctactacacccaatagtaggttttatcatctgttCCCATGGTGGATCatcgaaagaaggtataaaagaacacaacagggacctctagcgaccgtagtaattatgacaggaaatgaactacaactaaacaaaacaaaaattcacttttacaacgtagtaggtgtagtaggcccctactggctcacatctatggtgcttatagcacccgataatgcctatttaatggcctgattacagttgaatcgggtgtcattcttgaccttggaatcAGTATTCTGACAATCTTAATCTAAGGTCCCTTTactatcttttttctttttcttttcaactGCATCTCACATTCTTTATCAGACAACTGAGCCTGATGAAGACTGTCGTATTTAATAAGATGTTGCACTCATTGCAGAATCAGATAGAAAGACAGCAGAGCCAATAAGCCATCACCGACCTACCCAGGGTGTTAACTAGGCAGACCCCGAACATGTCCAGGGAGAGCAGGTTGTCGTACACGTGTTCTCCTCCCACGTGGTTCATGAACACATGGTAGACCACCGAGCCCACGGTGGGGCAGAGGCAGGCCAGGTAGTGGACCACACAGATCCAGACACTGTCCACCTCCATCCAGGGGATACTAAAAGGCAGCAGCAccaagaagaggaaaaaagggaCGCCTGACCAGAGGATAAAGAGAAATTAGATGAAATGAGATAAAGAAAAATCTTTGAAACCTTCACAAGATGCGAGTCCTTTAGAAAGTCATTAGCCTTAAGCATTGTTATACGGGACTGTTATTTCTTCAGTATGGATGCCATGTAGTAtgacatctgtttttttttttatagtgaaCAGGTGTCATGCAGAGCAATATGAGGAATTTAATAGTCAGAGACTGGTTCCTCCGGTTGTTTCTGTTCCAGGAACAATGTGACAGATACGTCTGTTGGCTACATGCATAGAGAAATCCGAGCAACACTCTAAAGCTAATGCCCTTCACTTCCCCTTAGTAAGAGTGTTAGTCTTAATGAACTTATGGGATAGCCCAGGAGAAAATGGAGTGTGAGGAAGATGCGTTCAGAAGTTCAAGGTTGTGCTGGTTTTAGCTCATGCTCggttcattttctatttttgcTCGTCTTCGCACGACTTAAATCAGGTTTGCATTTGTAAGTCTTACATCAAAGAGCACACATTGTTAAAAATATGTTAATATGCTGTAATTCTGCAACTGCAATTTATGAAAACGTGTGCATCTCACAAGATACTTTGCCCATTATGATACACGTATATGGGAAGTTACAGCTGAAAAGTGTGAGCCAACCACACGCCTTTAAAGACCTTGTTAACAGGAGGATATTTCCAGGACAGGGATTCCCAGGGCAGATTACTGCTAATGCCCCATATCCTCATTACACCTCGTCAAGTAACTGGCCATAAGTGAGAGTATATAGTGGACATCAAGTATAGTTTGTGCACCACCTGTATGAGTTAAATGGTGAGAAACATTTGCTAATTTACTGTAAAGATATATTTCAATGGGATAATTCACATGTCATTGTTGTAGTTAGTGCAGATTGACACTTACTTGCAATGCACAGTGATTTTCTGGACTTACCATGGGTGTAGATGTTCCCCAGCTCATTGTGCATGTAGAAGAGGCTCCTGAGGCACTCCTGAGCCGTGGACACTGGCCGGTAACCCGTCAGGACGTATCTGTTGAACTGAAGGTGCTCAGGGGTCTTCGCAAAGTCCAACAACCGCGGCCCTTTGTAAAGCACCATCATGACTTCCTGCAGCCCAGTGCCCTCACATTCAGTTGACAGCACAGGTTCCTCAACATTTACATCCTAAACAAGGCCACAGTCAGGACTCTGAGGCACGGTCATGACCACAACGAGAAACGGAAATTCTGCTCCTTGAAATCCATCATTGGACAGGTGTAATTCCCAAGCAAGCAACCTGTTGAGCTGGCCAAGTGGCATGCTTTCAGTAGGGCCAATCAGCAAAGGGCTCTTATCCCTAAGCTGGAGTAATCCTCACAAAAAGCCATGTGCACCACCGCAGCTGCTCCTTGTCATGGCTCATAACTGATTCACACTTCAACTTCAACATATTCTGTATTTCCCTTATTATAATTTAGACTACACACATGTTCCTATTCCTCATGCTTGTATACAACTGTGTTGCATTCAGGATGATCTGGGCATTACAAAACTTTAAGAGGTGGTTGTTTTTCTCAATGACACTGATAAGTCcttagcatgtaaacatattaaTGGGTTTTGCCTATGCTGCAGCACACTGAATGTATAGAAACGCATACAAATGAGTGATTTTCCAATGGTTGGTATTCATTGATGGTTTTATTCAATCAAATTCTGTacaataataaacagatgtttgcCACAAGTAGTAAAAAACCCTCTCCCATGCAAAATAAATTAGACTGAATTATGTTTTACAGGATTATTTTGAGTTGACAATATCAAGCAAAACGGACTCAAAACACTGAATATGCAGCagacaaactgaatttctccaGCAACTAATTATTTGCATTTACAGTGAGCAGTAGGTGCAAGACAAAAGGTAATCcataaaaatatacattaatCAGAAAACCTAACAACTCAAAATGTTTAAAGGCAGTTTTATctctacaaacaaacacaaaataccAGGACTATTCGACAcacagaagaaaataaaaatatacaattaAGAAACATTCAAAAATAATATACAACGGCAGAGAAAGATTATACTTGTCGTTGTCTGCGGGGTTAACCTGTGTGGAGAAAGATGAGTGTGATGGTTGTACAGCAGTCAAACTGAAAATTATCTTTTAGTTTGAGTCTGTTCTTACCTTGATAGCCACTATTCCCAAAGAAGCCATTCAAATCATATTTGTTGTTCTTTGCTCctgaagacaaagaaaagaaacaattcAAACTGTTATTCAAAAGTTTTTAAATGACTTATATCTTGGAATATTACTTATACTGATTTTGTTTTGATACCAACTTAATATCtgtcctttaaagctgcagttggtaactttgagcaaatatgatataaaacggtcactatatcctgacagtagtgcatgagacaggtaatctgaaaaaaaatcatgtgcctctgtgtcctctgttgctcctaatggcatttgcaagatttcaaccTGCCTGGAAaacaggaaaacaaccaatcagagccgagtagTCTCTGGGCagttgtcaatcactgctcgggAACGCCATTCAACCCGTCAAACTCAGCAGCGCTCAGAATGGGAAAGTTAGTGACTCGGCTACCATGTTGAGATtcattgaggaaataccaagcaccgcccccaccagccggagcaaactttctcattttacagctaaacagtacactacaagatgtttctgaaaacatttgaggggagaaataggaattaaagtaacagaatattgattcatatttgatcagcgctgcctagtttgaccggagtttgcGAGTTTTGCAAGCagggattgacagctgcccagagactgctcggctccgattggttgttttccttcgagcgcggtgaaatcttgcaaatgccttTAGGAGAGCAGGAGGGcaaagaggaacatgattttttttcacagattacccGTCTtgtgtactactgtcaggatatagggacagttttaaaaaaataactttttatcatatttgctcaaagtttcCGACTTCAGCttgaagtataaagagcataaaaactggaaacgggaaaacagctagcctggtgtgtaaaaccacaacttgtacTTTATAGTACAGTACTTTGACCTCTCCAGGACTTGCCATGTGGGTGAAAATGCAGTTTGAgatgctgctgaatgtgaatcTGACGTGGCAGCTGCTGTTCATGAAGCAGGTCATCAGGTTGCTCAGGCACCTCAGCCACACCCAGTGTTTCTGTAGCGGGTGCGGAGTCGAGGACGGTAGAGTCTGCGGGGTCAGGCAGGTCATCAACACCCGCTCCATGCATCACATCATCAGGTGTGAAGGACTCCACGGGCAGATAGGATGGGACAGAGGGGTGGGCCAGGGTGGGGCTGGAAGTTACTGGAAATGCAACAACTATGATGTGAGAGACAGGATAGAGGAAAAAAATAGGTGTAAACTAAGATTTCAATGCTCTTTATTGTCTATGCAATTAGTTAATGTCCTAGTTTTACCTTCTGGCTGCACTTGTCCATTTATATAGCCCACATTTTCTGAAAGTGACAAACAGTTAAATGTTACCCGAATGCAGTTATGCCGCAAGACACCATCATGCAGAAATACACACTATATAGTTACCGTATCTATCAATGGACATCCCCTCGCCTTCAACTGCAATTGCTGGTGTCGGTAGCTCTCTGTTCACTAAGAGGGCAGGAGAAAATAAGCAGATAAGATAAGAGATTGGGGTGTGCAGTTTATTTATGCTGtgaatttctttaaaaaaggaACCTCTTTCCCTGACGCACCGTAAGATTTTCTGGCTGAATCTTGCTCAAGAGGCACGGGCTCATAATGTAAACCAGCTGCATCTGtttaaggcaaaaaaaataaatatataaatgtacaaTTTATTTGTACATTTCTAACCCAACTAGTCAGGCAATTAGTAGCAATAACAAAAAACTACCATATTCTACACCAGATCTGCCTTCAGATGCCGATTCAAGGGGCTGTGGCTGGTACGGTCCCTGGTTATCTGTTCAGAGATTATTATTTAGTAAACATGTTAAAAATTATTGGTATGAAAAGAACACGTAAGGATAAGGATGTACTGTACCATATTTCCCAAAAGATTCAGCTTCACTCCCAAAACCAAGAGCATGTGGTGCGTAGGGGACTTCACCGCCACCTGAGCAGTTGGCAGCCACACAGAGACGACAAGttaaagcaaataaacaaacaaacaagtgaCAATTAGAAGGTAGCTGCCATGTTTGAGGAATCTCACCGTATTTGCCTGTTAATTTTCCGTTCTGTACGAGAGGTTCAGGCTGATATTGTGACCCGGCCTGACCTGGAAGAAAATATATGATTCaataaattaaacaacaaaataaaatgccaaCCAAGATATAGTCCGGTATGTAAAACATACATAAAGCCGTAAAATGGTGACATGTCCGCAACATGTCTACAACTTTTTACCATATTTGCCAGTAGATTTGGTTTCAGGGCTTAGTGCAGCTGGTTGAGCTTCATAAGGCATTCTTCCATAACCTGTAGACAAGATGGagaaacagaggaagaagagaaataaTGAAAGGTTAAGGGTGTGTGTAGCAAGCAAATCACAACAAGAGATATCAAAGCTCATTATTCACCATAATTGCCGGCTGTGTTTCCATTACTGCCGAGACCGAGAAGCTGCCCACCATTGGGGAACCCGCCATATCCTGAtaagagatggagggaaaacagtaaaaaaaatgatcaCATGACCTCTCAAAATGGATCCACATAAGAAACCATTTCACAGTCAAGTGTAGATTGTGGATTTATTTGCATCAGCATCTAAGTGTGTGCATTTCTGGAATGGCTACTATGTGAGGACAAAACTATTAGTCATAGCAAAACCCCCTTTTTGTCCCATCACACTGACCATATTGTGCAGATGCAGGACCCCCTCCCATGCCGGCACCAAGACCACCTGCAAGTATtttgaataaatattaatatctc
The genomic region above belongs to Sebastes fasciatus isolate fSebFas1 chromosome 20, fSebFas1.pri, whole genome shotgun sequence and contains:
- the paqr4b gene encoding progestin and adipoQ receptor family member 4 — encoded protein: MMVLYKGPRLLDFAKTPEHLQFNRYVLTGYRPVSTAQECLRSLFYMHNELGNIYTHGVPFFLFLVLLPFSIPWMEVDSVWICVVHYLACLCPTVGSVVYHVFMNHVGGEHVYDNLLSLDMFGVCLVNTLGALPIIHITLLCYPVVRQTALLTYILLSAYGIYCATTARTNVLRLQAFFLQALFRFGLFLFRVFGSGVGSPNSLRLFVTMDSLAVVGGLVNIIQIPERFIPGLFDNWGNSHQIMHVMVICSIIYLHWGTLEDLAWIKTYQCPTE